From the Prunus dulcis chromosome 4, ALMONDv2, whole genome shotgun sequence genome, one window contains:
- the LOC117624287 gene encoding putative wall-associated receptor kinase-like 16 → MTKSNINSLHVSMIIIMQLSLVVILGAAIFTTIAAAPALPQALPGCRDKCGDLTIPFPFGIGDGCYLRPEFNLTCDQSTTPPSANLTGHTIRISDFYLAEAELQVMTFTSRDCYDTKGLRVHRNTPILWLPPPYTISNTKNKFVAIGCDTYALFQGYRGEERFITGCMSLCDSLGSVEYQDSYCSGIGCCQTSIPSGLKNCTVQLSSYYNHTFIMDFNPCSYAFIVEQGQFKFNSTSFQQLNSISQIPMVINWEIGDETCDIAAQKREDFVCKADYSECVNRNTTINGSGYICQCLPGYQGNPYLPHGCQDFDECKALNPCSIGSCENLDGNYSCRCPKGYKNDGTNKQSCIKGDPNNLLLIISLGVSGGFLVLLVGISLIYWRMQRRKFTKIKEQYFIQNGGLLLQEKLASQVDSVETTKIFTAEELEKATNNYHESRILGEGGYGIVYKGILPDSNRVVAIKKSKIGVPTQKEQFVNELIVLSQINHRNVVRLFGCCLETSVPLLVYEFIANGTLFEHIHHINGRGSSFSWELRLKIAAETAGALAYLHSSALMQIIHRDVKATNILLDDNYMAKVSDFGASRLIPLDQNQLTTLVQGTFGYLDPEYFLTNQLTEKSDVYSFGVVLMELLTSKVALSFARPEEERNLASFFVCSMDEGHLYQILDDDIANERNIETLQNVADLAKRCVRFKGEDRPSMKEVAMELEGMRIAAKHPWGKDDICAEETEYFLGSPNSDTYLLNVRADCGPSGTSSGYDSMQNQLLMPNDDGR, encoded by the exons ATGACAAAG TCCAATATTAATTCTTTACATGTGAGTATGATTATAATTATGCAACTCTCTCTGGTTGTGATACTAGGGGCTGCAATATTTACAACAATAGCAGCAGCTCCAGCCCTGCCTCAAGCCCTGCCTGGGTGCAGAGACAAATGTGGTGATCTAACAATTCCTTTCCCATTTGGCATAGGTGATGGCTGCTACCTTCGACCTGAATTCAACCTCACTTGCGACCAATCCACCACGCCGCCATCTGCGAACTTGACGGGCCACACAATCCGCATTTCTGACTTTTACCTTGCTGAGGCAGAGTTGCAAGTAATGACCTTCACATCCAGAGATTGTTATGACACCAAAGGTCTCAGAGTCCACAGGAACACCCCCATACTCTGGCTGCCTCCTCCTTATACCATCTCCAACACCAAGAACAAGTTTGTCGCCATTGGTTGCGACACATACGCGCTTTTCCAAGGCTACAGAGGCGAAGAGAGGTTCATAACCGGGTGCATGTCCTTATGTGACAGCCTAGGCAGCGTCGAATACCAGGACTCTTATTGCTCCGGCATTGGTTGCTGCCAAACTTCCATCCCCAGTGGACTGAAAAACTGTACTGTCCAATTGAGTAGCTATTATAATCATACTTTCATAATGGACTTCAACCCCTGCAGCTATGCTTTCATTGTGGAACAAGGCCAGTTCAAATTCAACAGTACAAGTTTTCAACAACTCAACAGCATAAGTCAAATTCCAATGGTTATAAATTGGGAAATTGGGGATGAGACATGCGATATTGCAGCTCAAAAGAGAGAAGATTTTGTATGCAAGGCAGATTATAGCGAGTGTGTCAACAGGAACACTACCATCAATGGGTCTGGTTACATTTGCCAGTGCTTGCCAGGTTACCAAGGGAATCCATACCTCCCACATGGTTGCCAAG ATTTTGATGAGTGCAAGGCTTTGAACCCCTGCAGTATTGGATCCTGTGAGAACTTAGATGGAAATTATTCTTGTAGATGTCCCAAAGGGTACAAAAATGATGGCACGAATAAACAGAGTTGCATCAAAGGCGACCCCAACAATCTCCTGCTGATTATTTCATTGG GTGTAAGTGGAGGTTTCTTGGTTTTACTGGTTGGAATTTCACTGATATATTGGCGAATGCAGAGAAGAAAGTTCACCAAGATCAAAGAACAATACTTCATACAAAATGGTGGCTTATTGTTACAAGAAAAACTTGCTAGTCAAGTAGATTCTGTGGAGACAACAAAAATCTTTACTGCAGAAGAACTTGAGAAAGCCACAAACAATTACCATGAAAGTAGAATTCTCGGTGAAGGAGGATACGGAATAGTTTACAAAGGAATATTGCCGGATAGCAACAGAGTAGTTGCCATAAAGAAGTCCAAAATTGGTGTCCCAACACAGAAGGAGCAGTTTGTCAATGAGTTGATTGTTCTTTCTCAAATCAACCATAGAAATGTGGTGAGGCTATTCGGTTGCTGTTTAGAGACATCAGTGCCTTTACTAGTTTACGAGTTCATCGCGAATGGCACTCTTTTCGAGCACATCCATCATATAAATGGCAGAGGATCATCTTTTTCATGGGAATTACGATTGAAGATAGCAGCAGAAACTGCAGGAGCATTAGCATACTTACACTCCTCTGCTCTCATGCAGATCATACACCGAGATGTGAAGGCAACAAATATACTATTAGATGATAATTACATGGCAAAGGTGTCAGACTTCGGAGCTTCACGACTGATCCCTCTAGATCAAAATCAACTAACAACATTAGTGCAAGGGACATTTGGATACTTAGACCCTGAATACTTCCTTACAAATCAACTAACGGAAAAGAGTGATGTCTATAGTTTTGGAGTAGTCCTTATGGAGCTCCTAACAAGCAAAGTGGCACTTTCTTTTGCCAGGCccgaggaagagagaaaccTAGCAAGTTTCTTCGTTTGTTCAATGGATGAAGGTCACTTGTATCAAATTCTTGATGATGACATAGCCAACGAGAGAAATATTGAGACACTACAAAACGTGGCCGATCTCGCAAAAAGATGTGTAAGGTTTAAAGGGGAGGACAGGCCTAGCATGAAAGAAGTAGCAATGGAGTTAGAGGGAATGAGAATTGCAGCAAAACATCCATGGGGAAAAGATGATATCTGTGCAGAAGAAACTGAGTACTTTCTCGGCTCACCTAATTCAGACACTTATCTTTTGAATGTTAGAGCTGATTGTGGTCCTAGCGGTACCAGTAGTGGATATGACAGCATGCAAAACCAACTGTTGATGCCAAATGATGATGGCCGATAA
- the LOC117624283 gene encoding putative wall-associated receptor kinase-like 16 yields the protein MKRMLIILQLSLVMVGLVVILLLATPIATAAQALPGCQDHCGNLTIPYPFGIGPGCYLQPEFNITCNQSTQPPTANLKTSNIKITNISLEEGELQILQYVAEDCYNAQGNRTSGIVPRLQVSPPYTISHTKNKFYALGCDTLAYFTGYRGNQRYTTGCMSICDSLDMAVDEQDTCSGVGCCQVSIPSGLKNQTVMLTSPTNRTGIWDSNPCSYAFIVQADRFEFSRTSLQLMNNKSLLPAVLNWEIGNQSCDTAKKSEGFACKGNSNCTTVGSAGYICKCMPGYHGNPYHPDGCQDTDECKDSNPCPIGTCINLLGNYSCKCPEGYKNDVMDEKKCIKDNNSSKIILPLVISLGASGGFLLLLVGSLWIYWGMQRRKFIKLKEKYFKENGGLLLQQQLASQGGSMETTKLFTAEELEKATNNYHESRILGEGGYGTVYKGILPDNSVVAIKKSKVNGAPAQSDVFINEVIVLSQIKHRNVVRLLGCCLETPAPLLVYEFIVEGTLSEHIHKKIDKRSSLSWELRLNIATETAGALAYLHSSALMQIIHRDVKATNILLDEHYTAKVSDFGASRLIPLDQTQLTTLVQGTLGYLDPEYFLTNQLTEKSDVYSFGVVLMELLTSKVALSFARPEEDINLANFFVRFMEEDRLNEVLDDDIVNERNVETLKKVAEVAKRCVRLKGQDRPSMKEVAMELEGMRVTPKQPWGKSEVSSPEDTEHLLGSAMNSDAYFVDVRGDFGSRGATIGTTSGYDSMQIQMVMPYDGR from the exons ATGAAGAGGATGCTAATTATTTTGCAGCTCTCTTTGGTCATGGTGGGATTGGTTGTGATATTACTATTAGCAACTCCAATTGCAACAGCAGCTCAAGCCCTGCCTGGCTGCCAAGATCATTGTGGCAATCTCACAATCCCATATCCATTTGGCATAGGCCCTGGCTGCTACCTCCAACCCGAATTCAACATCACTTGCAACCAATCCACCCAGCCCCCAACAGCAAATTTGAAGACAAGCAATATCAAAATCACCAACATATCCCTTGAAGAGGGTGAGCTCCAAATTCTGCAATATGTAGCCGAAGACTGTTACAACGCTCAGGGCAACCGGACCAGCGGAATCGTTCCCAGGCTGCAGGTGTCTCCTCCCTACACCATCTCCCATACCAAGAACAAGTTCTACGCCCTTGGCTGCGACACGTTAGCGTATTTTACTGGCTACCGGGGCAACCAACGGTACACGACGGGGTGCATGTCCATATGTGATAGTCTAGATATGGCTGTTGACGAGCAGGATACTTGCTCCGGCGTAGGCTGTTGCCAAGTGTCCATCCCTAGCGGACTGAAAAATCAGACTGTCATGTTGACAAGCCCTACAAATCGCACGGGCATATGGGACTCTAACCCTTGCAGCTACGCGTTTATTGTGCAAGCTGACCGCTTCGAATTCAGTCGTACGAGTTTGCAACTGATGAACAACAAAAGTTTGCTTCCGGCGGTTCTTAATTGGGAAATTGGGAATCAGTCATGTGACACAGCTAAAAAGAGCGAAGGTTTTGCATGCAAGGGAAATAGCAACTGTACTACTGTTGGGTCGGCAGGTTACATTTGCAAGTGCATGCCAGGTTACCATGGGAATCCATACCACCCAGATGGTTGCCAag ATACTGATGAGTGCAAGGATTCAAACCCCTGCCCTATCGGAACGTGCATAAATTTACTGGGAAATTATTCTTGTAAATGTCCCGAAGGGTACAAAAATGACGTCATGGATGAAAAGAAATGCATCAAAGACAACAATAGTTCAAAGATCATTCTCCCGCTCGTTATTTCATTGG GTGCCAGTGGAGGCTTCTTGCTTTTACTGGTTGGAAGTTTATGGATATATTGGGGTATGCAGAGAAGAAAGTTCATCAAACTCAAAGAGAAATACTTCAAAGAAAATGGCGGCTTATTATTACAACAACAACTCGCTAGTCAAGGAGGCTCTATGGAAACAACAAAACTCTTTACAGCAGAAGAACTTGAGAAGGCCACGAACAATTACCACGAAAGTAGAATCCTTGGTGAAGGAGGCTATGGAACGGTTTACAAAGGAATATTACCAGATAACAGCGTGGTTGCCATAAAGAAGTCAAAAGTTAATGGTGCGCCAGCTCAGAGTGACGTTTTTATTAATGAGGTGATTGTTCTTTCTCAAATCAAGCACAGAAATGTGGTGAGGTTATTAGGTTGTTGTTTAGAGACACCGGCGCCATTACTGGTTTACGAGTTCATTGTTGAAGGCACTCTTTCTGAGCACatccataaaaaaattgacaaaagaTCATCACTTTCGTGGGAGCTGCGATTGAATATAGCGACAGAAACAGCAGGAGCACTAGCATACTTACACTCCTCTGCTCTTATGCAAATTATCCACCGAGATGTGAAAGCAACAAACATATTATTAGATGAACATTACACGGCAAAAGTGTCCGACTTTGGAGCTTCAAGATTGATCCCTCTAGATCAAACTCAACTAACAACGTTAGTGCAAGGAACACTTGGATACTTAGACCCCGAATACTTCCTTACGAATCAACTGACGGAAAAGAGTGACGTTTATAGCTTCGGAGTTGTCCTTATGGAGCTATTGACAAGCAAAGTGGCACTTTCTTTCGCCAGGCCCGAGGAAGACATAAACCTAGCCAACTTCTTTGTTCGTTTCATGGAGGAAGATCGCTTGAATGAGGTTCTTGATGATGACATAGTCAACGAGAGAAACGTTGAGACACTAAAAAAGGTGGCAGAAGTCGCAAAAAGATGTGTAAGGTTAAAAGGGCAGGACAGGCCTAGCATGAAAGAAGTGGCAATGGAGCTAGAGGGAATGAGAGTTACACCAAAGCAACCATGGGGAAAATCTGAAGTTTCAAGTCCAGAAGACACTGAGCACTTACTTGGTTCAGCTATGAATTCAGACGCTTATTTTGTGGATGTTAGAGGTGATTTTGGTTCTAGAGGTGCAACTATTGGTACAACCAGTGGGTACGATAGCATGCAAATCCAAATGGTAATGCCATATGATGGGCGATAG
- the LOC117624285 gene encoding putative wall-associated receptor kinase-like 16, translating into MPFLHERMLIMQVSLVMAAAAATAAQLALPNCPDKCGNVTIPYPFGVTEKCSMGRNFSISCATNKTAFLGTSNISVTNISVDLGEIQVQQYRAHDCYYELGRWYNTPKLWVAPPYTISGTKNKFMAVGCDTYATFRGYRANQERVITGCMSLCDSLNSVEQDSCSGIGCCQTSIPDGLKNLTVTLGSYYNHTYIRGFNPCSYAFVVQEGHFRFSNTSFQLLKHTEQLPMILNWEIGNETCDAAQEATQNSLCKAHSKCVKPNNRSTGYICQCLPGYEGNPYLPNGCQDIDECKASNSCSIGVCVNSPGGYSCQCPKGYKNDGMNPKSCNKDYRSKTILLLIISLGVSTGLLILLGAISWLYCGLQRRKFIKLKEKYFKENGGLLLEQHLASQGGSMETTRIFTEEALEKATNNYHESTVLGEGGYGTVYKGILADNEVVAIKKSKIGASTQKEQFVNEMIVLSQINHRNVVRLLGCCLETPVPLLVYEFVTNGTLFAHIHNIRDKRSSLPWDLRMKIATETSGALAYLHSSTSMPIIHRDVKTTNILLDENYTAKVSDFGASKLIPVDQTQLTTLVQGTLGYLDPEYFLSNQLTEKSDVYSFGVVLAELLTSRVAICFDRPEAERNLANFFVCSVEEDRLNQILDDDIVNDGNIETLKNVAILAKRCLRLQGEERPTMKEVALELEGMRIMAKHPWGKADCPEETEHLLGSGKSDAYRVDDTAADCGHASGTSSGYDSMQIQMLTSYGDGR; encoded by the exons ATGCCATTCTTACATGAGAGGATGCTTATTATGCAAGTCTCCTTGGTAATGGCGGCGGCCGCGGCTACAGCAGCTCAATTAGCTTTACCAAACTGCCCGGACAAGTGCGGAAATGTCACAATTCCATACCCATTTGGCGTTACTGAAAAGTGTTCCATGGGACGTAATTTTTCCATCAGTTGCGCGACTAACAAGACAGCATTCTTGGGGACAAGCAACATTTCTGTTACCAACATATCCGTGGATCTCGGTGAGATCCAAGTACAGCAGTATAGGGCCCATGACTGCTACTACGAGCTGGGCCGTTGGTACAACACCCCGAAGTTATGGGTGGCTCCTCCTTACACCATTTCCGGTACCAAAAACAAGTTCATGGCCGTTGGTTGCGATACTTATGCAACTTTTAGAGGCTACCGTGCAAACCAAGAAAGAGTCATCACCGGTTGCATGTCCTTGTGTGACAGCCTCAACAGTGTTGAGCAAGATTCTTGTTCTGGCATCGGGTGTTGCCAAACTTCCATCCCCGACGGTCTTAAAAATCTTACTGTGACGTTGGGAAGCTATTACAATCATACGTATATTAGGGGCTTTAACCCCTGCAGCTACGCCTTTGTTGTGCAAGAAGGCCACTTCAGATTCTCCAATACAAGTTTTCAACTACTCAAACACACAGAGCAGCTTCCAATGATCCTTAACTGGGAAATTGGAAATGAAACATGCGATGCAGCTCAAGAGGCGACCCAGAATTCTTTATGCAAGGCACATAGCAAGTGTGTCAAACCCAATAATCGCTCTACAGGTTACATTTGCCAGTGCTTGCCAGGTTATGAAGGGAACCCTTACCTCCCCAATGGTTGCCAAG ataTTGATGAGTGCAAGGCTTCAAACTCCTGCAGTATTGGAGTGTGCGTAAATTCCCCTGGAGGTTATTCTTGTCAATGTCCCAAAGGGTATAAAAACGACGGCATGAATCCGAAGAGTTGCAACAAAGACTATCGATCAAAGACCATTCTCCTGCTTATCATTTCATTAG GTGTCAGCACAGGGTTATTGATTTTGCTGGGGGCAATTTCATGGTTATATTGCGGTCTGCAAAGAAGAAAGTTCATCAAActcaaagaaaaatactttAAAGAAAATGGTGGTTTATTGTTAGAACAACACCTTGCTAGCCAAGGAGGCTCTATGGAGACAACCAGGATCTTTACAGAAGAAGCACTTGAAAAGGCCACAAACAATTACCATGAAAGTACAGTGCTTGGTGAAGGAGGCTATGGAACTGTTTACAAAGGAATATTAGCAGATAACGAAGTGGTTGCCATAAAGAAGTCCAAAATTGGTGCCTCAACCCAGAAGGAGCAGTTTGTTAATGAGATGATTGTTCTTTCTCAAATCAACCATAGAAATGTGGTGAGGCTATTGGGTTGCTGTTTAGAGACACCAGTTCCTTTACTAGTTTATGAGTTCGTCACCAATGGCACTCTTTTCGCCCACATTCATAATATAAGGGACAAAAGATCATCACTTCCATGGGACTTAAGAATGAAGATAGCAACAGAAACTTCGGGAGCACTAGCATACTTACACTCCTCCACTTCCATGCCAATCATACACCGGGATGTCAAAACAACGAACATACTGTTAGATGAAAATTACACAGCGAAAGTGTCAGACTTTGGAGCTTCAAAATTGATTCCCGTGGATCAAACTCAACTAACAACTTTAGTGCAGGGGACACTCGGATACTTAGACCCCGAATACTTCCTTTCAAATCAACTAACGGAAAAGAGTGATGTTTATAGTTTTGGAGTTGTCCTAGCAGAGCTACTAACAAGTAGAGTAGCAATTTGTTTTGACAGGCCTGAGGCAGAGAGAAACCTAGCAAACTTCTTTGTTTGTTCAGTGGAGGAAGATCGCTTGAATCAAATTCTTGACGATGACATAGTCAACGATGGAAATATTGAGACTCTGAAAAATGTGGCCATTCTCGCTAAAAGATGCTTGAGGTTACAAGGGGAGGAAAGGCCTACAATGAAAGAGGTAGCCTTGGAGCTAGAAGGCATGAGAATTATGGCAAAACATCCATGGGGGAAAGCTGATTGTCCAGAAGAGACTGAGCACTTGCTTGGTTCAGGCAAGTCAGATGCTTATCGTGTGGATGATACAGCAGCAGATTGTGGTCATGCTAGTGGTACAAGTAGTGGATATGACAGCATGCAAATCCAGATGTTAACGTCGTATGGTGATGGGCGATAA
- the LOC117624286 gene encoding putative wall-associated receptor kinase-like 16 produces MALRGDGRMLVMQVMILMRLVVNPTAATAQARPNCQDKCGNLTIPYPFGMGEGCYLRPEFNITCNQSAQPPSAHWMGGTNRITNFSVADGELQIMLDVATACYDDSGEETEDSSSTWLELPPPYSMSHTQNNFTTVGCDTLGIFVGERSGDGGPKKEKVKAGNSVTLCGDILGDALPDSCSGFGCSQASIPGGLRNISTFLLSLTVGNRTGIYNPWYAKYPCSYAFIVEQSNFSFNPNTTFQELNNSRQLPAVLNWAVEGESCDAAQQNPNFPCKENTKCVERTTIGGPPAYICQCSSGYLGNPYLPDSCQDIDECKDSNPCSIGTCINFSGDYSCKCPKGYKNDDKNQKSCIEHNPSNRWKIILLPVISLGVSAGLLVLLIGISWIYWGMHRRKIMKLKEKYFKENGGLLLQQQLAIQGSPMETTKIFTAEELEKATNNYHESRVLGEGGYGTVYKGVLPDNKVVAIKKSKIGVSTQKEQFVNEMIVLSQIKHINVVRLLGCCLETPVPLLVYEFITNGTLFEHIHNTKGKGSPLSWQLRLKIAAETAGALAYLHFSTSMPIIHRDVKTTNILLDGNYRTKVSDFGASKLIPLDQTQLTTLVQGTLGYLDPEYFCSSQLTEKSDVYSFGVVLMELLTSKVALSFDRPEKERNLASFFVWSMEADLLNQILDDEIVKEGNIETLKNMADLARRCVKLKGEDRPTMKEVAMELEGMRIMAKHPWGKADCPEETEYLLGSAKSYCARGYDSMQIQMLMPYGNGR; encoded by the exons ATGGCCTTACGTGGGGATGGGAGGATGCTCGTTATGCAAGTAATGATATTGATGAGACTGGTTGTAAATCCAACAGCAGCAACAGCTCAAGCCCGGCCTAATTGCCAAGACAAATGTGGTAACCTCACAATCCCATACCCATTTGGCATGGGTGAAGGCTGTTACCTCCGACCAGAATTCAACATCACTTGTAATCAATCCGCCCAACCCCCGTCAGCCCACTGGATGGGCGGTACGAACAGGATTACTAACTTTTCTGTCGCTGATGGCGAGTTGCAAATAATGCTAGACGTAGCCACGGCTTGTTATGACGATTCGGGTGAGGAAACAGAGGACAGCTCCTCTACTTGGCTAGAGCTGCCTCCTCCTTACAGCATGTCCCATACACAAAACAATTTCACCACAGTTGGCTGTGACACTCTAGGAATCTTTGTAGGTGAGCGCTCAGGGGATGGAGgcccaaagaaagaaaaggtcaAAGCCGGCAACAGCGTCACCTTGTGTGGTGATATTCTTGGCGACGCACTTCCAGACTCTTGCTCTGGATTTGGCTGTTCCCAAGCTTCCATCCCTGGTGGACTGCGAAACATTTCCACTTTTCTTCTAAGCCTGACCGTCGGCAATCGAACGGGGATTTATAATCCGTGGTACGCTAAGTACCCTTGCAGCTATGCCTTCATTGTGGAACAAAGCAACTTCTCATTCAACCCCAACACAACTTTTCAAGAACTCAACAACTCAAGGCAGCTTCCAGCAGTTCTGAATTGGGCAGTTGAGGGTGAGTCATGTGATGCAGCTCAACAGAACCCCAACTTTCCATGCAAGGAAAATACCAAGTGTGTTGAACGGACGACCATCGGTGGTCCGCCTGCTTACATTTGCCAGTGCTCGTCAGGTTATCTAGGGAACCCGTACCTCCCAGATAGTTGCCAAG ATATTGATGAGTGCAAGGATTCAAACCCCTGCAGTATTGGAACGTGCATAAATTTTTCTGGAGATTATTCTTGTAAATGTCCCAAAGGGTACAAAAACGACGACAAGAATCAAAAGAGTTGCATCGAACACAATCCCAGCAATCGATGGAAGATCATTCTCCTGCCTGTTATTTCATTGG GTGTCAGTGCAGGCCTCTTGGTTTTACTAATTGGAATTTCATGGATATATTGGGGAATGCATAGAAGAAAGATCATGAAActcaaagaaaaatactttAAAGAAAATGGTGGTTTATTGTTACAACAACAACTTGCTATTCAAGGAAGCCCCATGGAGACAACAAAAATCTTTACGGCAGAAGAACTTGAGAAGGCCACAAACAATTACCACGAAAGTCGAGTCCTTGGTGAAGGAGGATATGGAACGGTTTACAAAGGAGTATTACCAGATAACAAAGTGGTTGCCATAAAGAAGTCCAAAATTGGCGTCTCAACTCAGAAGGAGCAGTTTGTTAATGAGATGATTGTTCTTTCTCAAATCAAACATATAAATGTGGTGAGGCTATTGGGTTGCTGTTTAGAGACACCCGTGCCTTTACTAGTTTACGAGTTCATCACCAATGGCACTCTTTTTGAGCACATTCATAATACAAAGGGCAAAGGATCTCCGCTTTCATGGCAATTACGATTGAAGATAGCAGCAGAAACTGCAGGAGCACTAGCGTACTTACACTTCTCTACTTCCATGCCAATCATACACAGAGATGTGAAAACAACTAACATACTATTAGATGGGAATTACAGAACAAAAGTGTCAGACTTTGGAGCTTCAAAATTGATTCCACTGGATCAAACTCAACTAACAACTTTAGTTCAAGGGACGCTCGGATACTTAGACCCTGAGTACTTCTGTTCAAGTCAACTAACAGAAAAGAGTGACGTTTACAGCTTTGGAGTTGTCCTTATGGAGCTACTAACAAGCAAAGTGGCACTTTCTTTTGACAGGcctgagaaagagagaaaccTAGCGAGCTTCTTTGTTTGGTCAATGGAGGCGGATCTCTTGAATCAAATTCTTGATGATGAAATAGTCAAGGAGGGAAATATTGAGACACTAAAAAACATGGCCGATCTCGCAAGAAGGTGTGTAAAGTTAAAAGGGGAGGATAGGCCtaccatgaaggaagtagCAATGGAGCTAGAGGGAATGAGAATTATGGCAAAGCATCCATGGGGGAAAGCTGATTGTCCAGAGGAGACCGAGTACTTGCTTGGGTCAGCTAAGTCATATTGTGCTAGAGGATATGACAGCATGCAAATCCAGATGTTAATGCCATATGGTAATGGTCGATAG